The Spirosoma foliorum genome has a window encoding:
- a CDS encoding vanadium-dependent haloperoxidase, with protein sequence MSITQAQSITTNETSSSVATTWADMTVRVMTRAPKNTPTYGSRAIGYLGLTMYETVVHSAPKNRSIIRQLVDTLALPKVDPKKAYCWELALNAGQAYMLKAFYAYTEKTQPIDSLEQEIHDRYAVQLSPDVVERSEKYGKAIAAKIYQWAKNDGGHEGYLRNFPADFVRPHGEGLWVPPAIGQSNTKIPMHPTWGQNRTFSRRNRELPMPKPLEYSTDTTSLYYKHYKEVVDRNRTLTEADRAIVMWWGDDPTETCSPPGHSYNLGSIAIRNSSADLVKAAETYARIGMAVADAFIICWKVKFAYNVERPSSYAQNILRPNGKNGQWWPQWLPFFLEPPFPSFYSGHAVQSAATATVLTALYGTSFPFTDDTHVTRPDLVYTYRHELPDKPTQADYTAYFNSYTNKLKYKSRHYKSFWDAAQECAESRLMGGIHTRYDNEVGLVEGVKIGGNINALKWR encoded by the coding sequence GTGTCTATTACTCAGGCTCAATCAATTACTACAAACGAAACTTCCTCTTCAGTAGCTACTACCTGGGCTGATATGACGGTGCGAGTCATGACCAGAGCGCCGAAAAATACACCTACTTATGGGTCTCGGGCAATTGGGTATCTGGGACTAACTATGTACGAAACCGTTGTTCATTCAGCTCCCAAAAATCGATCAATCATTCGTCAGCTGGTCGATACACTTGCCTTGCCTAAAGTTGATCCGAAAAAAGCGTATTGTTGGGAATTGGCCCTCAACGCCGGGCAGGCTTATATGCTCAAAGCGTTTTATGCGTATACCGAAAAAACGCAACCAATCGACTCGCTGGAGCAGGAAATTCATGACCGATATGCGGTTCAACTTAGTCCGGATGTTGTTGAGCGGTCTGAAAAATATGGGAAAGCCATTGCCGCTAAAATTTACCAGTGGGCAAAAAATGATGGTGGGCACGAAGGCTATCTACGCAATTTCCCCGCAGATTTTGTGCGACCACACGGGGAGGGATTGTGGGTACCACCTGCCATTGGGCAATCGAACACAAAAATTCCCATGCATCCAACCTGGGGCCAGAATCGGACATTCTCTCGCCGAAATCGGGAATTGCCAATGCCTAAGCCCCTGGAATATTCGACGGATACAACTAGTTTGTATTACAAACATTACAAAGAAGTCGTTGATCGTAATCGAACGCTTACTGAGGCCGATCGGGCAATTGTGATGTGGTGGGGCGATGACCCTACTGAAACCTGCTCTCCTCCTGGCCACTCGTATAATTTGGGTAGCATTGCGATTCGGAACAGTTCTGCTGATCTGGTGAAAGCCGCTGAAACCTATGCCCGGATTGGGATGGCAGTGGCCGATGCTTTCATCATCTGCTGGAAAGTGAAATTTGCTTACAATGTAGAGCGCCCTTCATCATACGCCCAGAACATACTCCGTCCGAATGGCAAAAATGGCCAATGGTGGCCTCAATGGTTACCGTTCTTTCTGGAGCCGCCTTTTCCATCGTTCTATTCAGGTCATGCTGTTCAGTCGGCGGCTACCGCTACCGTACTTACAGCGCTATACGGTACTAGTTTTCCTTTCACAGATGATACCCACGTCACTCGCCCCGATCTGGTGTATACGTATCGCCATGAATTGCCCGACAAACCAACGCAGGCGGATTATACTGCTTATTTTAACTCGTATACCAACAAACTGAAGTATAAATCCCGGCACTATAAATCATTTTGGGACGCGGCTCAAGAATGTGCCGAATCCCGTTTAATGGGCGGTATTCATACCCGTTACGACAACGAAGTAGGTTTAGTTGAAGGGGTTAAGATTGGCGGTAATATTAACGCATTGAAATGGCGCTAA
- a CDS encoding galactose oxidase produces the protein MTIYRYIYHRFVRDIAYCVVALLMASTAIQAQTYGLQFVGHEDIQDSRTSLNLTPDQPLCLKGNVEVSFDLTLVPNYQTYFGYIFRIIQDDKQNLDLLYDQKSRSFKLIIGGRLAQSVIQIDSVTLFNKWNHFTINWDLNQRSLLVSVNNKVIIKDHVTFNESGCFKLFFGSNEFGQFKSKDLPPMNIKDIVVTENGRRTHDWPLQGVNGITTKDEVDGQIATVKNPVWIKSLHTEWKKADQLTLKGYANVAFDPITETVYVTGSEKLYQYAVSTHQASAHPHKNPPQNLLRGSQAIYNPFTGRLYSYFVDQKSVYSCNPATSDWTVETITPNAVKVTEYWHANKFISPFDSSLYILGGYGQLRYKNSILRYHFASRTWDTLSSSKNVYTPRYLAALGTTSSIDTAYMIGGYGSLTGEQMLNPKNSYDLLEYLVRKNTFRKVYELTVPKTDFAFANSLMIDAKSKQYYGLIFPNQQFKAQLQLIRGSLTTPSYEVLGTPIPYSFHDIHSYADLYYCPVSQKLIAVTLYQNEETNTTDVKLYSISFPPNALNVQAHQEEPATLPYWWFPVAILAVGGAVFLYTRRNRQLVGKQPELEPTPFQQQPLLVDNLTQPALLITPEIPTSRSDLPMKLALTSSIFFFGNFQVLDHSGNDITKSFTPLLKELFLLLSLNSLGKQRGVATEKLNEILWPDKSGREASNNRSVNITKLRNLLEKVEFCSLSKDSGYWKIEFNFNQQLYVDYERYTAIINDKTVLTKQAIIELGELTKRGPFLQNTEYYWLDDFKADISNKIINTFLKYANTLTISEEPELLIQITNYIFDYDPVNEDAIILKCKALSLMGKHTLAKNTFERFIRDYKAIYGEEYEQSFSAIID, from the coding sequence TTGACAATCTATCGATATATATATCATCGATTCGTACGCGATATCGCATACTGCGTAGTTGCGCTGTTGATGGCTTCGACCGCCATTCAGGCGCAAACGTATGGCCTACAGTTTGTAGGACACGAAGACATTCAAGATAGCCGTACCTCACTAAATCTTACGCCGGATCAACCGTTGTGCCTGAAAGGTAATGTAGAGGTTTCTTTTGATCTGACGCTTGTACCCAATTATCAAACGTACTTTGGCTATATCTTCAGAATTATTCAGGATGACAAACAAAATCTTGATCTCCTGTACGATCAGAAGTCCAGGAGTTTCAAACTGATTATTGGTGGTCGTCTAGCCCAATCGGTAATTCAAATTGATTCGGTAACGCTGTTCAACAAATGGAATCACTTTACCATCAACTGGGATCTTAACCAGCGGTCGTTGCTTGTGTCTGTCAACAATAAAGTGATTATTAAGGATCATGTAACCTTTAACGAAAGCGGGTGTTTTAAACTGTTTTTTGGCAGCAATGAGTTTGGGCAATTTAAATCGAAGGACTTGCCCCCCATGAACATTAAAGACATTGTCGTGACCGAAAATGGCCGGCGAACACACGACTGGCCGTTGCAGGGAGTGAATGGTATAACAACTAAGGATGAAGTTGACGGACAAATAGCCACGGTCAAAAACCCGGTTTGGATCAAATCGCTGCATACGGAGTGGAAAAAGGCGGATCAGCTTACTCTGAAAGGCTATGCAAATGTCGCCTTTGATCCAATTACCGAAACGGTTTACGTGACGGGTTCTGAGAAGCTGTATCAATACGCTGTTTCAACGCATCAAGCTAGCGCACACCCACATAAAAACCCTCCCCAAAATCTACTTCGGGGTAGTCAGGCCATTTACAATCCGTTTACTGGCCGACTTTATAGCTATTTTGTCGATCAGAAGTCCGTATATAGTTGTAACCCAGCTACCAGCGACTGGACTGTCGAGACCATTACCCCAAACGCGGTTAAGGTAACGGAATACTGGCACGCGAATAAATTCATTTCCCCATTTGATTCGTCACTGTACATTTTAGGCGGTTATGGCCAGTTGCGATACAAAAACAGTATTCTACGCTACCATTTTGCCTCCAGAACATGGGATACGCTTAGTTCGAGCAAAAACGTATATACACCACGTTACCTTGCTGCTTTAGGAACAACTTCTTCTATTGATACGGCTTATATGATAGGAGGCTATGGAAGCCTAACGGGCGAGCAGATGCTTAACCCTAAAAATTCGTACGATTTATTAGAATATCTGGTCAGAAAAAACACCTTCCGAAAGGTCTATGAGTTAACCGTTCCAAAAACGGATTTTGCCTTCGCCAACTCGTTGATGATCGATGCAAAATCGAAGCAGTATTACGGACTTATCTTTCCCAATCAGCAGTTCAAGGCTCAGTTGCAGTTGATTCGAGGGTCTTTGACAACGCCATCCTACGAAGTGTTGGGAACTCCTATACCTTATTCGTTTCACGATATTCACTCGTACGCCGATTTGTACTACTGTCCAGTCAGCCAAAAACTAATAGCTGTTACATTATATCAGAACGAGGAGACCAATACAACGGACGTAAAACTCTATTCGATTTCATTCCCTCCCAATGCCCTGAACGTGCAGGCACATCAGGAAGAACCAGCAACTCTCCCCTATTGGTGGTTTCCCGTTGCTATCCTGGCAGTTGGCGGAGCGGTCTTCCTGTATACCCGTCGGAATCGCCAATTAGTGGGTAAACAACCAGAACTAGAGCCGACTCCTTTTCAACAACAGCCGTTATTAGTCGATAACTTGACGCAACCAGCTTTACTAATAACCCCGGAAATTCCGACATCTCGCTCCGACTTGCCAATGAAATTAGCGTTGACATCGAGTATTTTCTTTTTTGGCAACTTTCAGGTACTCGATCACTCGGGAAACGATATAACCAAGTCCTTCACTCCTCTGCTGAAAGAGCTTTTTTTACTGCTGTCGCTCAATAGCCTTGGTAAGCAACGGGGAGTAGCTACCGAAAAACTGAATGAAATTCTCTGGCCTGATAAGTCGGGCCGGGAAGCCAGTAATAATCGCTCGGTCAACATTACGAAACTGCGAAATCTGTTGGAGAAAGTTGAATTTTGTTCGCTCTCCAAGGATTCTGGCTACTGGAAAATAGAATTCAATTTTAACCAGCAACTGTATGTTGATTATGAACGGTATACGGCCATTATCAATGACAAGACCGTACTGACGAAACAGGCCATTATTGAGTTAGGGGAGCTTACGAAACGGGGTCCTTTTCTGCAAAATACGGAGTATTATTGGCTAGATGATTTCAAAGCAGATATTTCAAACAAGATTATCAATACGTTCCTAAAGTATGCTAATACGCTAACGATCAGCGAGGAGCCGGAGCTTTTAATCCAGATTACAAATTATATTTTTGATTATGATCCCGTCAATGAAGATGCCATCATTTTAAAATGTAAAGCCCTGTCGTTGATGGGGAAACATACGCTGGCCAAGAACACCTTCGAGCGGTTTATTCGGGACTATAAAGCCATCTATGGCGAAGAATACGAACAATCGTTCTCGGCCATCATCGATTAA
- a CDS encoding RNA polymerase sigma-70 factor, whose protein sequence is MSVLKQLTSTKKSPVAASESLELDSLFKEFYDRLVYFSVQIIRDQAQAQDITQDAFIKYWQEREAIFPNKVAIKNYLYSTVRNASLNVIRHNKVVDDYREHHGLPEMEELTIMDAIISSEVMAELHSAIEALPANYRTISEMSYMEGKKNQEIADELNMSINTVKKQKQRALELLRMRLSPEVFAILLTIGSAHMM, encoded by the coding sequence ATGAGTGTGCTAAAGCAACTGACCTCGACAAAAAAAAGTCCAGTGGCGGCTTCGGAGTCGCTAGAGCTGGACTCTCTTTTTAAAGAATTCTATGATCGACTTGTGTACTTTTCGGTACAAATCATACGGGATCAGGCACAGGCGCAGGACATCACACAGGATGCGTTTATAAAATACTGGCAGGAACGAGAGGCTATATTTCCCAATAAGGTGGCCATTAAAAACTACCTCTACAGTACCGTACGAAATGCCAGCCTGAATGTAATCCGACATAACAAAGTTGTTGACGACTATCGGGAGCACCATGGCCTTCCGGAAATGGAAGAACTGACCATCATGGATGCGATCATTTCTTCTGAGGTCATGGCTGAACTGCATTCGGCCATTGAAGCACTGCCCGCTAATTACCGCACGATCTCCGAGATGAGTTATATGGAAGGCAAAAAGAATCAGGAGATTGCCGATGAATTAAATATGTCGATCAATACCGTTAAGAAGCAAAAACAACGGGCACTTGAATTACTCAGAATGCGGCTTTCACCTGAGGTGTTTGCTATCTTACTCACCATCGGGAGTGCCCATATGATGTAA
- a CDS encoding FecR family protein, translating into MENYSRYFRQGDLIAKYLKGELSDQEREELEDWLAQSDHNRALFTKLTQEATINTELTKFGSSDKAEAWEKIVSETGYNTPNHRSYIGKRLLRYAAAAVVVILAGLLLYPFNRQSQPTKPVAQQPTDFAPGSSKAILTLADASKIILDDVADGQIAQQADVVITKTADGQLLYAKNSAANSLEAPITKSSYNTITTPRGGKFRIILPDGSKVWLNAASSLKYPTKFIGNERSVTLIGEAYFEIMPLKNAHKQAMPFRVHSASQVVEVLGTHFNINSYADESMVKTTLLEGKVKVIRTSPDRAESSTEIILKPGEQAQLTADAKRRLNLIPKADLEEAVAWKNGQFQFKDTDLPTIMRQISRWYDVKVDFQGRLPDTKFRGKISRDVPLSQIFQILQLSGINFKIEGRKITVKS; encoded by the coding sequence ATGGAAAATTATAGCCGTTATTTTAGACAGGGTGACTTGATCGCTAAGTACCTCAAAGGGGAGCTGAGTGATCAGGAACGGGAAGAGCTGGAGGATTGGCTTGCTCAAAGCGATCATAATCGGGCACTGTTTACCAAACTGACTCAGGAAGCGACTATTAATACTGAACTGACAAAATTTGGTTCGTCTGACAAAGCAGAAGCCTGGGAGAAAATAGTATCTGAAACAGGGTACAATACGCCCAATCATAGATCGTATATAGGTAAACGTTTACTCCGTTACGCAGCAGCCGCTGTGGTTGTCATTCTAGCCGGGCTACTACTCTACCCTTTCAATCGCCAATCGCAGCCAACAAAACCAGTTGCTCAACAACCAACTGATTTTGCTCCCGGTAGTAGCAAAGCAATTCTGACATTAGCGGATGCATCAAAAATAATTCTGGATGATGTAGCGGATGGCCAAATTGCCCAACAAGCGGACGTAGTGATCACGAAAACCGCTGATGGACAATTGCTATATGCCAAAAATTCAGCCGCAAATTCTCTCGAAGCACCTATAACCAAGTCCAGTTATAACACCATTACCACCCCTCGCGGTGGGAAGTTTCGGATAATCCTCCCGGATGGGAGCAAAGTCTGGCTCAATGCGGCTTCATCGCTGAAATATCCCACAAAATTCATCGGTAATGAGCGAAGCGTGACGCTTATAGGCGAAGCATATTTTGAGATAATGCCCCTGAAAAATGCCCATAAGCAGGCTATGCCTTTCCGGGTCCATTCAGCCAGTCAGGTTGTCGAAGTGCTGGGTACGCATTTCAACATCAACAGCTACGCTGACGAAAGCATGGTAAAAACAACTTTGCTGGAAGGCAAAGTGAAGGTTATTAGGACAAGCCCAGATCGGGCAGAAAGTTCAACGGAGATTATCCTTAAACCTGGCGAACAGGCGCAGTTAACGGCCGATGCGAAGCGCAGGCTTAATCTGATTCCGAAAGCTGACCTGGAAGAAGCCGTAGCCTGGAAGAATGGGCAGTTTCAGTTTAAAGATACCGACCTCCCTACCATCATGCGCCAGATTTCCCGCTGGTACGATGTTAAGGTTGATTTTCAGGGTAGACTGCCCGATACAAAATTCAGAGGTAAGATTTCGAGGGACGTACCGCTCTCCCAGATTTTTCAGATTCTTCAGTTAAGTGGTATCAACTTTAAAATAGAAGGCAGAAAAATAACCGTAAAATCCTGA